The segment GCCCGAATAGCCGGTCATGGCCACGCGCGATCCCTGTCCATACTGCAGGCCAAGCCGGTTGGTGCCATAGAGCACGCCCTTCTGCTCGTGCATGGCCGATGCCCACCATGCGCCGCCCGAGTTCTCGATTTCCTGCATGGCTTCCACGCGGGTGAAGCCTACCTGGACCGAACCCTTGTCATTGGTGCCGATCGGCGCCGATCGGACTGTGTGATAGCTGGGCAGCTTGGCGCCATTTAGTTCGTTACGTGCAGTGTATTGATAACTCAGCCCGAAATCGCCCACTTTGGCGTTGTCGACGCCGAAACGCATCGATGGCGAACTCGGCGGCAGCAGGCCCGACGACATCAGGAATGGATTGCTGTCGCGGCGGCCAGCCCAGACGCTGGCTTCCTGCAGCATGGGTGTTCCCGAGAGGCCGCTGACGGAGGTATAGAAGTTCTGCACCAGCGCGTAAGGGTCCACCGCCGCGGCATTGCCGTTGACCGATGTCGTATCGGTGCCCTTGGCCTGCGCGACGAGCTGGACCTGCGTGCCGCCTCCCATATCCATCAGAGACTCGCGAATCTTGACCTCGCCCGAGCTGGTGCAGGCAAGCCCCCTGCCAAAGCCGGCCGAAGGCGTGCCACCGCCGGCGCAGGCGTGTTGCAGGCCTGACCGGTCCTCTACGGCCGCACGGCCGCTATAGCCGAGTTGCCAAACGGAATCCCCGGCCAGATTGTCTGCCGGCAATTGCGAGCGCAGGACCGGCGGCACGTCGGAAGGGGTTGGCGCGGATGCGGGGTCGCCGGTCCCTTCGCCTTGCGGCGCAGCGGCCTGCGCGGGGAACTCTCCCAGGCGGCGCGGGAACAGGACGAGTGGCGGAGGTGGTGGCGGCGGCGGCGCCAGCGAGTCGGGCGGGCCGACGAAATCCGGATCGACGGCATTTGTCGCTTCGACGGGCTTCGAGCTATCCGGGGGCGTTGCTGCTTCCGGGGAAGTTGTCGCGTTAACGGGCGGCGAGGCCTCGGGCGGACTGGCCGCCTCGGCGGGCTTGGCAGCTGCATCCGTCGGCGCAGACGACAGAATCAGGTCGCCAAGCGGATCGGCCGAGACTGCTGGTGCGGCAACTGGTTCAGGAACTGCCGCCGCAGGCTCCAGGGACGCCATCACCGAGGCCTTGGGCGACACCGTGCTCTCCGCGATGAACGGTGGCGGGGCGACGGAACTGCCGGTATGCGCGCACGCACCCAGTCCCCACGCGGCCAGTACGGCAAACGTGAGGCGACGACGGGCAAGCAGACGATGGGGGCGCAAAGCAGATAGCAGCATGACAACGGCGAAACCGGCTTGGCACGAACACCGGAACAAGGGCTCAGGTTTTATCAGGTGAACTGTTGGACTACAAGGCGGGTTACAAAATCCGCCGAAATGCTCGACTTCCCACATTGCGAAAGGCCGCGGGCCGGTCCGGCCATGCCCTGCGCACCGTTTCCGAACATGCCGGTTATCCGTTGCAGAAGTGCGAATTCCTAGCGAAAACCCCCATTCTGATGGGGCTCCGTGCCCAAAACGCCACCGCTATAATCGACCGGCCTGTCTTTCCGACAACACATCCGGATTCCCGACAGTTCTGCATACATACATATCAATAACGAGGAGATGTCCATGGAACGTCGTTCCTTCCTGTTGAAAGCGTCCGCCGTGGCCGCCACCGGAGCGCTCGCCGCTTGCGGCAAGGAAGAAAAGCCCGCCGCGCCGGCAGCATCGGCCAGCGCCCCAGCCGCCCCTGCTGTCATCGGCAGCAACCCGGCAGTGGAATGGCGGATGGCGTCGAGCTTTCCGAAGTCGCTGGACACTATCTATGGCGGTGGCGAACTGCTGGCGCAACGTGTGAAGGAACTGACGGACGGCAAGTTCAATATCAAGGTATTTGCCGCAGGTGAAATCGTGCCGGGCCTGCAGGTGCTGGACGCCGTGCAGAACCAGACCGTGCAGATCGGCCATACCGCCGGCTATTACTACTTCGGCAAGAACCCGACGCTGTGCTTCGACACGACGATTCCGTTCGGCCTGACCGCGCGCCAGCAGAACGCCTGGATGCT is part of the Cupriavidus metallidurans CH34 genome and harbors:
- a CDS encoding carbohydrate porin codes for the protein MLLSALRPHRLLARRRLTFAVLAAWGLGACAHTGSSVAPPPFIAESTVSPKASVMASLEPAAAVPEPVAAPAVSADPLGDLILSSAPTDAAAKPAEAASPPEASPPVNATTSPEAATPPDSSKPVEATNAVDPDFVGPPDSLAPPPPPPPPLVLFPRRLGEFPAQAAAPQGEGTGDPASAPTPSDVPPVLRSQLPADNLAGDSVWQLGYSGRAAVEDRSGLQHACAGGGTPSAGFGRGLACTSSGEVKIRESLMDMGGGTQVQLVAQAKGTDTTSVNGNAAAVDPYALVQNFYTSVSGLSGTPMLQEASVWAGRRDSNPFLMSSGLLPPSSPSMRFGVDNAKVGDFGLSYQYTARNELNGAKLPSYHTVRSAPIGTNDKGSVQVGFTRVEAMQEIENSGGAWWASAMHEQKGVLYGTNRLGLQYGQGSRVAMTGYSGMGNDLSRVRVSDSVEWKSRTGLAGSVESSLQLDHSGIGTLQWAATRVRPAFVANDQFRLTFEVAHDQISSGFGVGGQRTAFTVAPTLTLGKSAGNANLRAFYTYSRANDVDGITFASPADAWASQTSGSIFGVQLNRRW